From Pelmatolapia mariae isolate MD_Pm_ZW linkage group LG22, Pm_UMD_F_2, whole genome shotgun sequence, a single genomic window includes:
- the LOC135932848 gene encoding lactose-binding lectin l-2-like — MILLLFLFGLALGAPSESPTDDNEVKLQLDNQRFKLLRGNCPPFWWYFNNRCYKYVATPMSWANAEFHCLSQGANLVSIQTSDEESFVRSLIGNSDPTQAPTWIGLSDIHMEGRWMWSDGSVVHYSNWLAGEPNNLEKNEHCVLNNFGSVKKWNDVPCALGYPSVCVKRNACV, encoded by the exons ATGATCTTGCTCCTCTTCTTGTTCGGTCTGGCTCTGGGTGCTCCTTCTGAGTCTCCTACTGATGACAATGAAGTGAAGCTCCAACTTG ATAACCAGCGATTCAAGCTACTGCGTGGAAACTGTCCCCCATTCTGGTGGTACTTCAACAACCGTTGCTATAAGTATGTAGCTACACCAATGAGCTGGGCTAATGCAGAGTTCCACTGTTTGTCACAGGGAGCCAACCTGGTGTCCATCCAAACCAGTGATGAAGAGAGTTTTGTCAGATCCCTGATCGGGAACTCTGACCCTACTCAGGCACCCACCTGGATTGGACTCAGTGACATCCACATGGAGGGCAGATGGATGTGGTCTGATGGCTCTGTGGTGCATTATTCTAACTGGCTTGCAGGCGAGCCAAACAACCTGGAAAAAAACGAACACTGTGTACTAAACAACTTTGGTTCTGTTAAGAAGTGGAATGACGTCCCATGCGCTCTTGGTTATCCCTCTGTTTGTGTAAAACGCAATGCCTGTGTTTAG
- the LOC135932217 gene encoding lactose-binding lectin l-2-like, producing MILLLFLFSLALGAPSESHSDGNDHRVQLLRGSCPMFWYSFNGRCYKYVATHMSWADAELYCVSQRANLVSIHSEEEEEFVKLLIKNFDHAEGWTWIGLSDLHKEGSWMWSDGSAVSFAYWNPGQPDNAGTVEHCVHTNMFEAKKWNDHQCSVNLAAVCATRITCP from the exons ATGATCTTGCTCCTCTTCTTGTTCAGTCTGGCTCTGGGTGCTCCTTCTGAGTCTCATTCTGATGGAa ATGACCACAGAGTTCAGCTACTGCGTGGAAGCTGTCCCATGTTCTGGTACAGCTTCAATGGCCGCTGCTACAAATATGTGGCCACACACATGAGCTGGGCTGATGCAGAGCTCTACTGTGTGTCACAGCGAGCCAACCTGGTTTCTATCcacagtgaggaggaagaggagtttgttaaattattaattaagaACTTTGATCATGCTGAGGGATGGACCTGGATTGGACTCAGTGACCTCCATAAAGAAGGCAGCTGGATGTGGTCTGATGGTTCCGCTGTGAGTTTCGCCTACTGGAATCCAGGACAACCAGACAATGCTGGAACAGTTGAACACTGTGTTCACACTAACATGTTTGAAGCAAAGAAGTGGAATGATCACCAGTGTTCTGTCAATTTAGCTGCTGTTTGTGCAACACGAATAACCTGCCCTTAG